In a genomic window of Mucilaginibacter sp. KACC 22063:
- a CDS encoding class I SAM-dependent methyltransferase: protein MTSPSFRNHHAAVSGNVLPPSQTLLEGLKHVTAPATAVDLGCGAGTDARHLASQGWKVLAIDADQGALDGIKTDNTLKTSCQRFESLVLPSVQLVNASFALPFCNPVYFGDCWLNITRALESNGVFCGHFFGIRDSWATRIDMTSHTAEQLKELFAGFELLWQSETEKDGKTLGSAAKHWHVYHIVARKC from the coding sequence ATGACAAGCCCTTCCTTCCGAAACCATCACGCTGCTGTATCGGGTAACGTACTGCCTCCCTCGCAAACATTGCTGGAGGGTTTGAAGCATGTTACCGCACCTGCCACCGCCGTTGACCTCGGCTGTGGCGCGGGTACAGATGCACGACACCTGGCATCACAAGGCTGGAAGGTACTGGCGATCGATGCCGACCAGGGTGCGCTTGACGGGATCAAGACCGATAATACATTGAAGACCAGTTGCCAGCGTTTTGAATCACTGGTACTACCATCGGTACAACTGGTGAATGCAAGCTTTGCCCTCCCTTTTTGTAACCCGGTATACTTCGGTGACTGCTGGTTAAATATAACCAGAGCTTTAGAATCAAACGGCGTGTTTTGTGGTCATTTTTTCGGCATCCGGGATAGCTGGGCTACCCGCATAGATATGACCAGCCATACCGCTGAACAACTGAAAGAATTGTTTGCAGGTTTTGAGCTGCTCTGGCAATCAGAAACAGAAAAAGATGGCAAAACGTTGGGCAGCGCGGCAAAGCACTGGCACGTTTATCATATCGTTGCCCGTAAATGCTGA